A window of Vigna unguiculata cultivar IT97K-499-35 chromosome 4, ASM411807v1, whole genome shotgun sequence contains these coding sequences:
- the LOC114180633 gene encoding uncharacterized protein LOC114180633 — translation MSRTQSSSSYCNNCMQRSVPASRTQALRPICDCGQAAVLRTTRTPRNVGRNFWGCANYKRQSEGGGVCCNFFKWWYEDVDEEKEVIIVNQNMKIEDLENVVRDLKKCFNVLAVVVSIVGLINVVMLALMLKD, via the exons ATGTCTCGGACCCAATCATCTTCTTCATACTGTAATAACTGCATGCAGCGTAGTGTTCCCGCTTCTCGCACTCAAGCTTTAAGACCTATTTGTGATTGTGGGCAAGCTGCAGTTCTGAGGACAACAAGAACTCCGAGAAATGTGGGTAGAAATTTCTGGGGTTGTGCTAACTACAAg CGGCAGAGTGAAGGTGGTGGTGTTTgctgcaatttttttaaatggtgGTATGAAGACgttgatgaagaaaaagaagttattattgtgaaccaaaacatgaaGATAGAAGATCTCGAGAATGTAGTTAGGGATCTGAAAAAATGCTTTAATGTATTAGCCGTAGTGGTTAGTATCGTTGGGTTGATAAACGTTGTGATGTTGGCGTTGATGCTGAAAGATTGA
- the LOC114180634 gene encoding uncharacterized protein LOC114180634 produces the protein MWPTTDFPDVMPPHKRIMPGRPKKKRRLEQWELRKDDTQLRKGGHRKRCRVCHELGHNRTNCPQLPTQGQSSQPTDAPPQPTQPSQEPISATPQPTQPSQETISATPQPNQPSQDPTSAPPQPTLPV, from the coding sequence ATGTGGCCCACCACTGATTTCCCAGATGTCATGCCTCCACATAAAAGGATTATGCCTGGGCGACCCAAGAAAAAGAGAAGGCTGGAACAATGGGAGTTGAGGAAAGATGACACCCAATTACGAAAAGGTGGCCATAGAAAAAGATGTAGAGTTTGTCATGAACTGGGGCACAATAGAACAAATTGCCCACAACTGCCTACACAAGGACAGTCCTCACAGCCAACTGATGCTCCTCCACAACCAACCCAGCCATCTCAAGAGCCAATTTCTGCTACTCCACAACCAACCCAGCCATCTCAGGAGACAATTTCTGCTACTCCACAACCAAACCAGCCATCACAGGATCCAACTTCTGCTCCTCCACAACCAACCCTGCCAGTCTGA